One window from the genome of Acanthochromis polyacanthus isolate Apoly-LR-REF ecotype Palm Island chromosome 21, KAUST_Apoly_ChrSc, whole genome shotgun sequence encodes:
- the tlk2 gene encoding serine/threonine-protein kinase tousled-like 2 isoform X1, producing MMEELHSLDPRRQELLEARFTGVGVAKGSGQSQNESSNQSLCSVGSLSDKELETPEKKANDQRARKRKADHFDSSQGKAGARGHKISDYFEFAGGSGPGTSPARGIPPVVRSSPQHSLSNPPVTVQQGSPSSVNSANTEHSTCSLKPAALHMLHKATQSDLTIEKLTAMENNKNSDLEKKEGRIDDLLRANCDLRRQIDEQQRMLERYKERLNKCVTMSKKLLIEKSKQEKMACRDKSMQDRLRLGHFTTVRHGASFTEQWTDGYAFQNLIKQQERINSQREDIERQRKLLAKRKPPSMAQTPPPSLEQNKRKSKANGTESEAYDAFGCSLLCRLVSPLRMCLNFVVFSHRLSQAEYHEQEEIFKLRLGHLKKEEAEIQAELERLERVRNLHIRELKRIHNEDNSQFKDHPTLNDRYLLLHLLGRGGFSEVYKAFDLTEQRYVAVKIHQLNKNWRDEKKENYHRHACREYRIHKELDHPRIVKLYDYFSLDTDSFCTVLEYCEGNDLDFYLKQHKLMSEKEGRSIIMQIVNALKYLNEIRPPIIHYDLKPGNILLVNGTACGEIKITDFGLSKIMDDDSYNSVDGMELTSQGAGTYWYLPPECFVVGKEPPKISNKVDVWSVGVIFYQCLYGRKPFGHNQSQQDILQENTILKATDVQFPPKPVVTPEAKAFIRRCLVYRKEDRIDVHQLASDPFLMPHIRKSVASSGSSGMAVASTSSSSNSSASN from the exons ATGATGGAAGAACTGCACAGCCTGGACCCCCGGCGGCAGGAGCTGTTGGAGGCTCGCTTCACAGGGGTCGGCGTGGCTAAG GGCTCGGGTCAGAGTCAAAATGAGTCATCCAATCAGAGTCTATGCAGTGTGGGCTCGCTGAGTGACAAAGAGCTAGAG ACTCCCGAGAAAAAGGCGAATGACCAGCGAGCGAGAAAACGCAAAGCAGACCATTTCGACAGCAGCCAAG GCAAAGCAGGAGCAAGGGGACATAAAATTAGTGATTATTTCGAG TTCGCGGGAGGGAGCGGTCCTGGTACCAGCCCTGCCAGGGGGATCCCACCAGTGGTCCGCTCTTCCCCACAACATTCTCTGTCCAACCCCCCTGTCACG GTACAGCAGGGAAGCCCTTCCTCCGTCAACTCGGCCAACACCGAGCACTCCACGTGTTCGCTGAAGCCTGCTGCTCTTCACATGCTCCACAAAGCCACACAG TCTGACCTTACTATAGAGAAACTAACAGCAATGGAGAACAACAAGAACTCCGACCTGGAGAAGAAGGAGGGCCGAATAGACGATTTGCTGCGG GCAAACTGCGATCTGAGGAGGCAAATTGATGAACAGCAGAGGATGCTGGAGCGATACAAGGAGCGACTAAATAAGTGTGTGACCATGTCCAAGAAGCTGCTCATCGAAAAA TCCAAACAGGAGAAGATGGCATGCCGGGATAAAAGCATGCAGGATAGGCTTCGACTGGGTCACTTCACCACAGTGAGACATGGAGCGTCTTTTACCGAGCAGTGGACGGATGGATACGCCTTTCAGAACCTTATCAA ACAACAAGAAAGGATCAACTCCCAGCGAGAGGACATCGAGCGGCAGAGGAAGCTGCTGGCCAAACGCAAGCCGCCCTCCATGGCCCAGACTCCGCCGCCAAGCCTGGAGCAAAACAAACGCAAGAGCAAGGCCAACGGAACGGAAAGCGAAGCGTACGATGCTTTCGGTTGTTCTCTTTTATGTCGGCTGGTTTCCCCCTTGCGTATGTGTCTGAACTTTGTTGTGTTCTCTCACAGGTTATCGCAGGCGGAGTATCACGAGCAGGAGGAAATCTTTAAGCTACGACTAGGCCATCTTAAGAAG GAGGAGGCTGAGATCCAGGCGGAGCTGGAGAGGCTGGAGCGAGTGAGGAACCTCCACATACGCGAGCTGAAAAGGATCCACAACGAGGACAATTCCCA ATTCAAAGATCACCCTACGCTAAATGATCGATACCTGCTGCTCCATTTACTTGGACGAGGAGGTTTCAGTGAAGTTTACAAG GCCTTTGACTTGACGGAGCAAAGGTATGTTGCAGTCAAAATCCACCAGTTAAACAAGAACTGGAGGGACGAGAAGAAGGAAAATTATCACAG ACATGCGTGCAGAGAATATAGAATCCATAAAGAGCTGGACCACCCACGAATAGTTAAACTCTACGACTACTTTTCACTTGACACTGACTC gttCTGCACAGTCCTGGAGTACTGTGAGGGCAACGACTTGGACTTCTACCTGAAGCAGCACAAGCTCATGTCAGAGAAAGAGGGCCGCTCCATCATCATGCAGATTGTCAACGCCCTCAAGTACCTCAACGAGATCAGACCGCCCATTATCCACTACGACCTTAAACCCG GTAACATCCTCCTGGTGAACGGCACTGCCTGCGGGGAGATCAAGATCACAGACTTCGGCCTGTCCAAGATCATGGACGACGACAGCTACAACTCAGTGGACGGCATGGAGCTGACTTCACAGGGAGCTGGGACATACTG GTACCTGCCCCCCGAATGCTTTGTGGTCGGGAAGGAGCCGCCCAAAATCTCCAACAAGGTTGACGTCTGGTCTGTGGGAGTCATTTTCTACCAGTGTTTGTACGGCCGCAAG CCCTTCGGCCACAACCAGTCCCAGCAGGACATCCTGCAGGAGAACACCATCCTGAAGGCAACAGATGTTCAGTTTCCCCCCAAACCTGTAGTCACACCCGAAGCTAAG GCCTTTATAAGGCGCTGTCTAGTCTACCGTAAGGAGGACCGCATCGATGTGCACCAGCTGGCCAGTGACCCCTTCCTCATGCCTCACATCCGCAAGTCGGTGGCGTCCTCGGGCTCGTCGGGCATGGCCGTGGCTTCCACATCCAGCTCCTCCAACAGCAGCGCCTCAAACTGA
- the tlk2 gene encoding serine/threonine-protein kinase tousled-like 2 isoform X3: MMEELHSLDPRRQELLEARFTGVGVAKGSGQSQNESSNQSLCSVGSLSDKELETPEKKANDQRARKRKADHFDSSQGKAGARGHKISDYFEVQQGSPSSVNSANTEHSTCSLKPAALHMLHKATQSDLTIEKLTAMENNKNSDLEKKEGRIDDLLRANCDLRRQIDEQQRMLERYKERLNKCVTMSKKLLIEKSKQEKMACRDKSMQDRLRLGHFTTVRHGASFTEQWTDGYAFQNLIKQQERINSQREDIERQRKLLAKRKPPSMAQTPPPSLEQNKRKSKANGTESEAYDAFGCSLLCRLVSPLRMCLNFVVFSHRLSQAEYHEQEEIFKLRLGHLKKEEAEIQAELERLERVRNLHIRELKRIHNEDNSQFKDHPTLNDRYLLLHLLGRGGFSEVYKAFDLTEQRYVAVKIHQLNKNWRDEKKENYHRHACREYRIHKELDHPRIVKLYDYFSLDTDSFCTVLEYCEGNDLDFYLKQHKLMSEKEGRSIIMQIVNALKYLNEIRPPIIHYDLKPGNILLVNGTACGEIKITDFGLSKIMDDDSYNSVDGMELTSQGAGTYWYLPPECFVVGKEPPKISNKVDVWSVGVIFYQCLYGRKPFGHNQSQQDILQENTILKATDVQFPPKPVVTPEAKAFIRRCLVYRKEDRIDVHQLASDPFLMPHIRKSVASSGSSGMAVASTSSSSNSSASN, translated from the exons ATGATGGAAGAACTGCACAGCCTGGACCCCCGGCGGCAGGAGCTGTTGGAGGCTCGCTTCACAGGGGTCGGCGTGGCTAAG GGCTCGGGTCAGAGTCAAAATGAGTCATCCAATCAGAGTCTATGCAGTGTGGGCTCGCTGAGTGACAAAGAGCTAGAG ACTCCCGAGAAAAAGGCGAATGACCAGCGAGCGAGAAAACGCAAAGCAGACCATTTCGACAGCAGCCAAG GCAAAGCAGGAGCAAGGGGACATAAAATTAGTGATTATTTCGAG GTACAGCAGGGAAGCCCTTCCTCCGTCAACTCGGCCAACACCGAGCACTCCACGTGTTCGCTGAAGCCTGCTGCTCTTCACATGCTCCACAAAGCCACACAG TCTGACCTTACTATAGAGAAACTAACAGCAATGGAGAACAACAAGAACTCCGACCTGGAGAAGAAGGAGGGCCGAATAGACGATTTGCTGCGG GCAAACTGCGATCTGAGGAGGCAAATTGATGAACAGCAGAGGATGCTGGAGCGATACAAGGAGCGACTAAATAAGTGTGTGACCATGTCCAAGAAGCTGCTCATCGAAAAA TCCAAACAGGAGAAGATGGCATGCCGGGATAAAAGCATGCAGGATAGGCTTCGACTGGGTCACTTCACCACAGTGAGACATGGAGCGTCTTTTACCGAGCAGTGGACGGATGGATACGCCTTTCAGAACCTTATCAA ACAACAAGAAAGGATCAACTCCCAGCGAGAGGACATCGAGCGGCAGAGGAAGCTGCTGGCCAAACGCAAGCCGCCCTCCATGGCCCAGACTCCGCCGCCAAGCCTGGAGCAAAACAAACGCAAGAGCAAGGCCAACGGAACGGAAAGCGAAGCGTACGATGCTTTCGGTTGTTCTCTTTTATGTCGGCTGGTTTCCCCCTTGCGTATGTGTCTGAACTTTGTTGTGTTCTCTCACAGGTTATCGCAGGCGGAGTATCACGAGCAGGAGGAAATCTTTAAGCTACGACTAGGCCATCTTAAGAAG GAGGAGGCTGAGATCCAGGCGGAGCTGGAGAGGCTGGAGCGAGTGAGGAACCTCCACATACGCGAGCTGAAAAGGATCCACAACGAGGACAATTCCCA ATTCAAAGATCACCCTACGCTAAATGATCGATACCTGCTGCTCCATTTACTTGGACGAGGAGGTTTCAGTGAAGTTTACAAG GCCTTTGACTTGACGGAGCAAAGGTATGTTGCAGTCAAAATCCACCAGTTAAACAAGAACTGGAGGGACGAGAAGAAGGAAAATTATCACAG ACATGCGTGCAGAGAATATAGAATCCATAAAGAGCTGGACCACCCACGAATAGTTAAACTCTACGACTACTTTTCACTTGACACTGACTC gttCTGCACAGTCCTGGAGTACTGTGAGGGCAACGACTTGGACTTCTACCTGAAGCAGCACAAGCTCATGTCAGAGAAAGAGGGCCGCTCCATCATCATGCAGATTGTCAACGCCCTCAAGTACCTCAACGAGATCAGACCGCCCATTATCCACTACGACCTTAAACCCG GTAACATCCTCCTGGTGAACGGCACTGCCTGCGGGGAGATCAAGATCACAGACTTCGGCCTGTCCAAGATCATGGACGACGACAGCTACAACTCAGTGGACGGCATGGAGCTGACTTCACAGGGAGCTGGGACATACTG GTACCTGCCCCCCGAATGCTTTGTGGTCGGGAAGGAGCCGCCCAAAATCTCCAACAAGGTTGACGTCTGGTCTGTGGGAGTCATTTTCTACCAGTGTTTGTACGGCCGCAAG CCCTTCGGCCACAACCAGTCCCAGCAGGACATCCTGCAGGAGAACACCATCCTGAAGGCAACAGATGTTCAGTTTCCCCCCAAACCTGTAGTCACACCCGAAGCTAAG GCCTTTATAAGGCGCTGTCTAGTCTACCGTAAGGAGGACCGCATCGATGTGCACCAGCTGGCCAGTGACCCCTTCCTCATGCCTCACATCCGCAAGTCGGTGGCGTCCTCGGGCTCGTCGGGCATGGCCGTGGCTTCCACATCCAGCTCCTCCAACAGCAGCGCCTCAAACTGA
- the tlk2 gene encoding serine/threonine-protein kinase tousled-like 2 isoform X2, producing MMEELHSLDPRRQELLEARFTGVGVAKGSGQSQNESSNQSLCSVGSLSDKELETPEKKANDQRARKRKADHFDSSQGKAGARGHKISDYFEFAGGSGPGTSPARGIPPVVRSSPQHSLSNPPVTVQQGSPSSVNSANTEHSTCSLKPAALHMLHKATQSDLTIEKLTAMENNKNSDLEKKEGRIDDLLRANCDLRRQIDEQQRMLERYKERLNKCVTMSKKLLIEKSKQEKMACRDKSMQDRLRLGHFTTVRHGASFTEQWTDGYAFQNLIKQQERINSQREDIERQRKLLAKRKPPSMAQTPPPSLEQNKRKSKANGTESEALSQAEYHEQEEIFKLRLGHLKKEEAEIQAELERLERVRNLHIRELKRIHNEDNSQFKDHPTLNDRYLLLHLLGRGGFSEVYKAFDLTEQRYVAVKIHQLNKNWRDEKKENYHRHACREYRIHKELDHPRIVKLYDYFSLDTDSFCTVLEYCEGNDLDFYLKQHKLMSEKEGRSIIMQIVNALKYLNEIRPPIIHYDLKPGNILLVNGTACGEIKITDFGLSKIMDDDSYNSVDGMELTSQGAGTYWYLPPECFVVGKEPPKISNKVDVWSVGVIFYQCLYGRKPFGHNQSQQDILQENTILKATDVQFPPKPVVTPEAKAFIRRCLVYRKEDRIDVHQLASDPFLMPHIRKSVASSGSSGMAVASTSSSSNSSASN from the exons ATGATGGAAGAACTGCACAGCCTGGACCCCCGGCGGCAGGAGCTGTTGGAGGCTCGCTTCACAGGGGTCGGCGTGGCTAAG GGCTCGGGTCAGAGTCAAAATGAGTCATCCAATCAGAGTCTATGCAGTGTGGGCTCGCTGAGTGACAAAGAGCTAGAG ACTCCCGAGAAAAAGGCGAATGACCAGCGAGCGAGAAAACGCAAAGCAGACCATTTCGACAGCAGCCAAG GCAAAGCAGGAGCAAGGGGACATAAAATTAGTGATTATTTCGAG TTCGCGGGAGGGAGCGGTCCTGGTACCAGCCCTGCCAGGGGGATCCCACCAGTGGTCCGCTCTTCCCCACAACATTCTCTGTCCAACCCCCCTGTCACG GTACAGCAGGGAAGCCCTTCCTCCGTCAACTCGGCCAACACCGAGCACTCCACGTGTTCGCTGAAGCCTGCTGCTCTTCACATGCTCCACAAAGCCACACAG TCTGACCTTACTATAGAGAAACTAACAGCAATGGAGAACAACAAGAACTCCGACCTGGAGAAGAAGGAGGGCCGAATAGACGATTTGCTGCGG GCAAACTGCGATCTGAGGAGGCAAATTGATGAACAGCAGAGGATGCTGGAGCGATACAAGGAGCGACTAAATAAGTGTGTGACCATGTCCAAGAAGCTGCTCATCGAAAAA TCCAAACAGGAGAAGATGGCATGCCGGGATAAAAGCATGCAGGATAGGCTTCGACTGGGTCACTTCACCACAGTGAGACATGGAGCGTCTTTTACCGAGCAGTGGACGGATGGATACGCCTTTCAGAACCTTATCAA ACAACAAGAAAGGATCAACTCCCAGCGAGAGGACATCGAGCGGCAGAGGAAGCTGCTGGCCAAACGCAAGCCGCCCTCCATGGCCCAGACTCCGCCGCCAAGCCTGGAGCAAAACAAACGCAAGAGCAAGGCCAACGGAACGGAAAGCGAAGC GTTATCGCAGGCGGAGTATCACGAGCAGGAGGAAATCTTTAAGCTACGACTAGGCCATCTTAAGAAG GAGGAGGCTGAGATCCAGGCGGAGCTGGAGAGGCTGGAGCGAGTGAGGAACCTCCACATACGCGAGCTGAAAAGGATCCACAACGAGGACAATTCCCA ATTCAAAGATCACCCTACGCTAAATGATCGATACCTGCTGCTCCATTTACTTGGACGAGGAGGTTTCAGTGAAGTTTACAAG GCCTTTGACTTGACGGAGCAAAGGTATGTTGCAGTCAAAATCCACCAGTTAAACAAGAACTGGAGGGACGAGAAGAAGGAAAATTATCACAG ACATGCGTGCAGAGAATATAGAATCCATAAAGAGCTGGACCACCCACGAATAGTTAAACTCTACGACTACTTTTCACTTGACACTGACTC gttCTGCACAGTCCTGGAGTACTGTGAGGGCAACGACTTGGACTTCTACCTGAAGCAGCACAAGCTCATGTCAGAGAAAGAGGGCCGCTCCATCATCATGCAGATTGTCAACGCCCTCAAGTACCTCAACGAGATCAGACCGCCCATTATCCACTACGACCTTAAACCCG GTAACATCCTCCTGGTGAACGGCACTGCCTGCGGGGAGATCAAGATCACAGACTTCGGCCTGTCCAAGATCATGGACGACGACAGCTACAACTCAGTGGACGGCATGGAGCTGACTTCACAGGGAGCTGGGACATACTG GTACCTGCCCCCCGAATGCTTTGTGGTCGGGAAGGAGCCGCCCAAAATCTCCAACAAGGTTGACGTCTGGTCTGTGGGAGTCATTTTCTACCAGTGTTTGTACGGCCGCAAG CCCTTCGGCCACAACCAGTCCCAGCAGGACATCCTGCAGGAGAACACCATCCTGAAGGCAACAGATGTTCAGTTTCCCCCCAAACCTGTAGTCACACCCGAAGCTAAG GCCTTTATAAGGCGCTGTCTAGTCTACCGTAAGGAGGACCGCATCGATGTGCACCAGCTGGCCAGTGACCCCTTCCTCATGCCTCACATCCGCAAGTCGGTGGCGTCCTCGGGCTCGTCGGGCATGGCCGTGGCTTCCACATCCAGCTCCTCCAACAGCAGCGCCTCAAACTGA